From the genome of Salmonella enterica subsp. houtenae serovar Houten:
CCGATCCTGAACAGTGATAAAATCATCTGCTCACGCCTGAAACGTGACGACACGCTGATGGTGCCGTCGCCAGGGACGATTATCCAGTCGGGTGACCTGTTGCACCTCGTCGGCCAACCTACTGACCTGCATAACGCGCAACTGGTGATCGGTAAGGAAGTGGACACCTCGCTATCAACGCGCGGAACGGATTTGCGCGTCGAGCGTGTGGTGGTTACCAACGAAAAAGTGCTCGGCAAACGTATCCGCGATTTACACTTTAAAGAGCGTTATGACGTGGTTATCTCCCGCCTTAACCGTGCGGGCGTTGAGCTGGTCGCCAGCAGCGACGCCAGTCTGCAGTTTGGCGATATTCTCAATCTGGTGGGGCGTCCTGCCTCGATTGATGCAGTAGCCAATGTGGTCGGCAACGCACAACAAAAACTCCAGCAGGTGCAGATGCTGCCAGTGTTTATCGGCATCGGATTAGGGGTACTGCTTGGGTCAATTCCGTTGTTTGTGCCGGGATTCCCGGTCGCGTTAAAGCTGGGACTGGCCGGCGGGCCGCTGATCATGGCGCTAATTTTGGGGCGTATCGGCAGCATCGGCAAGCTGTACTGGTTTATGCCGCCGAGCGCCAACCTCGCGTTGCGTGAGTTAGGCATTGTGTTGTTTCTGGCGGTAGTTGGGCTGAAATCCGGCGGCGATTTTGTCGCTACGCTGACGCAGGGCGAAGGATTAAGCTGGATTGGCTACGGTATTTTTATCACCGCTATTCCGCTGATTACCGTTGGTTTGCTGGCGCGAATTTTTACCAAAATGAACTATCTGACGCTGTGCGGGATGCTGGCCGGTTCGATGACCGATCCGCCGGCGCTGGCATTTGCCAATAATCTTCATGCCACCAGCGGCGCGGCGGCGCTCTCTTACGCGACCGTCTATCCATTAGTGATGTTCCTGCGTATTATCACGCCCCAACTGTTGGCGGTGATTTTCTGGGGAATGGGGTAGACGGCTGAGAGCGTGTTGCTTATCCGGTCTACGTT
Proteins encoded in this window:
- a CDS encoding Mediator of hyperadherence YidE; its protein translation is MSDIALTVSVLALVAVVGLWIGNIKVRGVGFGIGGVLFGGIIVGHFVDQAGMTLSGDMLHFIQEFGLILFVYTIGIQVGPGFFASLRVSGLRLNLFAVLIVIMGGLVTAILHKIFAIPLPVVLGIFSGAVTNTPALGAGQQILRDLGTPMDLVDQMGMSYAMAYPFGICGILLTMWLMRLIFRVNVEAEAQKHESSLANGHSLIQTMNIRVENPNLNNMAIQDVPILNSDKIICSRLKRDDTLMVPSPGTIIQSGDLLHLVGQPTDLHNAQLVIGKEVDTSLSTRGTDLRVERVVVTNEKVLGKRIRDLHFKERYDVVISRLNRAGVELVASSDASLQFGDILNLVGRPASIDAVANVVGNAQQKLQQVQMLPVFIGIGLGVLLGSIPLFVPGFPVALKLGLAGGPLIMALILGRIGSIGKLYWFMPPSANLALRELGIVLFLAVVGLKSGGDFVATLTQGEGLSWIGYGIFITAIPLITVGLLARIFTKMNYLTLCGMLAGSMTDPPALAFANNLHATSGAAALSYATVYPLVMFLRIITPQLLAVIFWGMG